In the genome of Leishmania panamensis strain MHOM/PA/94/PSC-1 chromosome 17 sequence, one region contains:
- a CDS encoding acyl-CoA-binding protein, putative (TriTrypDB/GeneDB-style sysID: LpmP.17.0570): MFARFFGRRAKPELKVVCDAESIVYPVDFDAPDYPYEQAFKEADAYVRKLPIQGVIPISDIVRLQFYSLFKQATEGDIGEKDVKQPSMLRDWERYWKVYGWRKCRGMTREKARDRYIDLLDLQIRKHCSFVWGAPASEDRWAAFHDGVRIIRNLPKGGYRLPESLRAHFYALYKQAHVGDLSDFQKTPGARSGKYKWLRSRPLKAGFDQMRYDEWAALKGMSPEKAKRMYCKDIFKNAAMCGYVWAPPGTEDHLEVIGDQTSAKTLKKRADADKDAERIAAAAHLSIEETINATGVQLSMIERLTMHSFLKEEKQAAAAKAASSAARRKRQEESERKHRGAAGSHADPNTGVASARPNAEVSSSSEEGEETEADVKAEGEETLESQGTGSDFQSVCSLCGSIEKDVPTDAAAPEGEKMSGTPAVATKSGTDVSTSRAPVVKLEAPAEAKGAPKPPLLERQPTAKERPVTKGAAPSFQAKNRAKRNAAKENEG, translated from the coding sequence ATGTTCGCGAGGTTCTTTGGGCGGCGGGCGAAGCCGGAGTTGAAGGTGGTGTGCGACGCCGAGTCCATCGTGTACCCGGTTGACTTCGATGCCCCAGATTATCCTTATGAACAGGCCTTCAAGGAGGCAGATGCATACGTCCGAAAGCTGCCCATACAGGGTGTTATTCCCATCTCTGACATAGTGAGGCTGCAGTTCTACTCCCTCTTTAAGCAGGCGACGGAGGGCGACATCGGTGAGAAGGACGTGAAGCAGCCGAGCATGCTGCGGGACTGGGAAAGGTACTGGAAGGTGTACGGCTGGCGCAAGTGTCGGGGGATGACCCGTGAGAAGGCGCGTGACAGGTACATTGACCTGTTAGACTTGCAGATTCGCAAGCACTGCTCATTTGTTTGGGGTGCTCCGGCCAGCGAGGATCGATGGGCCGCCTTCCACGACGGTGTTAGGATTATCCGGAATCTTCCAAAGGGCGGATACCGACTCCCCGAATCTCTGCGCGCGCACTTCTACGCTCTCTATAAGCAGGCACATGTGGGCGATCTCAGTGACTTCCAGAAGACCCCCGGTGCACGCTCAGGCAAGTACAAGTGGCTGCGCTCTCGCCCACTCAAGGCGGGGTTTGACCAGATGCGATATGACGAGTGGGCGGCGCTAAAGGGGATGAGCCCTGAGAAGGCAAAGCGCATGTACTGCAAGGACATATTTAAGAATGCCGCAATGTGCGGCTATGTGTGGGCGCCGCCGGGAACAGAGGACCACCTCGAGGTGATTGGCGATCAGACCTCCGCCAAGACTCTCAAGAAGCGCGCCGATGCCGATAAGGATGCCGAGAGGatcgcagcggcagcacatcTTAGCATAGAGGAAACAATTAATGCCACCGGCGTGCAGCTGTCGATGATAGAGCGACTGACGATGCACTCCTTcttgaaggaggagaagcaggccgccgctgccaaagctgcctcctcggcagcaaGGCGGAAGAGGCAGGAGGAGTCGGAGCGGAAGCACCGAGGCGCCGCGGGTTCTCACGCGGATCCGAACACGGGCGTGGCCAGCGCGAGGCCAAATGCGGaggtgtcgtcgtcgtcggaggagggggaagagacagAGGCGGACGTCAAagcggagggcgaggagacACTCGAGTCACAGGGCACGGGTAGCGACTTCCAGAGCGTGTGCAGCCTCTGTGGGAGCATCGAGAAGGATGTCCCCAccgatgcggcggcgccggaggGTGAGAAAATGAGCGGCACCCCCGCTGTCGCAACGAAGTCTGGGACAGACGTCTCGACATCTCGGGCACCGGTGGTGAAGCTGGAAGCCCCCGCTGAGGCGAAAGGAGCACCGAAGCCCCCTCTATTGGAGAGGCAACCTACGGCAAAGGAGAGACCGGTGACGAAGGGTGCCGCACCAAGTTTCCAGGCGAAGAACAGAGCCAAGAGGAATGCTGCGAAAGAAAATGAAGGCTAA
- a CDS encoding P-type ATPase, putative (TriTrypDB/GeneDB-style sysID: LpmP.17.0560), with product MSFLDMVWESLEDRMVQILIASAVISLVLGLTVPDQDTGLVNYAHGWIEGTAILLSVTIITLVSSINNYQKEQKFKELSKATPPVKVQVVRSGATLDITDKELLSGDLLNIAAGDVLTVDGLVLRSTSLKVDESAATGENDDVAKSAHGDFVLRSGSNVTEGEGTILVMGVGVHSFAGHIAMQVREPKEETPLQEKLEALANLIGYMGMAAAGLMFVLLSGKELLDTLVYRKHPFDYKKYLDNLTTAVTIVVVAVPEGLPLSVTIALAYSMKQMFKENNLVRHLAACETMGSATTICTDKTGTITQNDMVVTDGVTAYGVAYVVPRKRSTFVGEGERMCSGTPSPLSPLLQMPTSMDVSAVLGGAQAAGVRRLLMECIAMNTKSTRVLVESPNATHAVVQLTGSKTEQALLNFVDALGEDPMQLRSERLSRLNEEAIYTPSSPFALVPWPTGNAGASSNIMAAAATFTKDLRIYPFTSVRKRMATALVLRPEKVVRYYVKGASELILAECTHTYDEQGKRVGLSHEVRVRLEEAIMAMARRQLRTLAIAYTDHPLSPPGSATPRGSSDSDEGGAASSLPFLEDDTQLSGLTLVGIVGIRDPVRLEVPGAVEQCRRAGVIVRMITGDNKATAVSIAKEVGIYGEVWSGAAKGEQGLALEGSQFRELAKSARKLNAILPRLQVISRASPLDKRILVSALMERGEVVAVTGDGTNDAPALKGANVGFSMNSGTAVAKLASDVVILDDNFNTIVTAMKWGRNVNDNISKFLQFQMTVNLAAVVVSFLGALLDRNGESPLKPVQLLWVNLIMDTLAALALATETPSDEVLLRPPKPKAAPLITRRMWLNIVGQSLYQILIQQYLLLGGVSTLGLAMRNTEELHTLVFNVFVLMQLSNEFNARILDNTVTFWHNLSHAPMFIAVVGTTLAIQIFSVQYGGTLMQCVPLSLASWMTSFALGVVPLFIGFALRRIRVAEKDIPPPPPVVDMKEAALRLALKQRVHPTLRIAAGKVRMQLQVLKAFRENAQEQKAARTRSG from the coding sequence ATGTCGTTCCTGGACATGGTCTGGGAGTCGCTGGAGGACCGCATGGTTCAGATTCTAATCGCCAGCGCGGTGATCTCGCTTGTGCTGGGGCTAACGGTGCCGGATCAGGACACGGGGCTCGTGAACTACGCCCACGGCTGGATCGAGGGCACCGCCATTCTGCTCTCTGTCACCATAATCACTCTAGTCAGCAGCATCAATAACTACCAGAAAGAGCAGAAGTTCAAGGAGCTGAGCAAGGCTACACCGCCGGTGAAGGTGCAGGTGGTTCGCTCTGGCGCCACGCTAGACATCACGGACAAAGAGCTGCTCTCCGGCGACCTGCTTAACATCGCCGCAGGTGACGTGCTGACGGTAGACGGCCTCGTCCTGCGGAGTACCTCGCTGAAAGTGGACGAGTCTGCCGCGACGGGAGAGAACGACGACGTGGCCAAGTCGGCACACGGCGACTTTGTGCTCCGCTCAGGGTCGAACGTTACGGAGGGTGAGGGCACGATCCTCGTCATGGGGGTTGGCGTGCACTCATTTGCCGGACACATCGCGATGCAGGTTCGGGAGCCAAAGGAAGAGACCCCGCTGCAGGAGAAGTTAGAGGCGCTTGCAAACCTCATCGGCTACATGGGCATGGCTGCCGCTGGGCTCATGTTTGTGCTGCTCAGTGGCAAGGAGCTTCTGGACACGCTTGTCTACCGCAAACACCCGTTCGACTACAAGAAGTACCTCGACAACTtgacgacggcggtgacgattgtggtcgtggcggtgccggaGGGGCTGCCGCTCTCCGTCACCATTGCTCTCGCCTACAGCATGAAGCAGATGTTCAAGGAGAATAACCTCGTCCGGCACCTGGCGGCCTGTGAGACCATGGGCAGCGCGACCACAATTTGCACCGACAAGACCGGCACCATAACCCAGAATGATATGGTCGTGACTGACGGCGTGACGGCGTACGGCGTCGCGTATGTTGTACCCCGCAAGCGGTCCACCTTTGtcggagagggtgagaggaTGTGCAGCGGGACGCCGTCCCcactgtcaccgctgctgcagatgccCACGTCTATGGACGTATCAGCGGTACTCGGCGGCGCGCAGGCTGCTGGTGTGCGTCGGTTGCTCATGGAGTGCATCGCGATGAACACCAAGTCTACCCGGGTCCTGGTCGAGTCGCCCAACGCGACGCATGCAGTGGTGCAGCTTACTGGCAGCAAAACAGaacaggcgctgctgaacttTGTGGATGCGCTGGGTGAGGACccgatgcagctgcgcagcgagcgGTTGTCGAGGCTCAATGAGGAGGCAATATACACACCGTCGTCTCCGTTCGCGCTGGTGCCGTGGCCTACGGGGAACGCAGGGGCGAGCAGCAACATCAtggccgctgcagcaactTTTACTAAAGACCTACGCATCTACCCCTTCACCTCGGTGCGCAAGCGaatggcgacggcgctggtgctgcggccgGAGAAGGTGGTACGCTACTACGTAAAAGGAGCGAGTGAACTGATACTAGCcgagtgcacacacacgtacgatGAGCAGGGCAAGCGTGTGGGTCTCTCCCACGAAGTGCGCGTgcggctggaggaggcgatcATGGCTATGGCGCGCCGCCAGTTACGCACCCTTGCCATCGCCTACACGGATCATCCGTTGTCGCCGCCTGGAAGTGCCACACCACGGGGCTccagcgacagcgatgagggcggcgccgcgtctTCGTTACCATTCCTGGAGGACGATACACAGTTGTCGGGGCTGACATTGGTGGGCATCGTAGGAATTCGTGATCCGGTGCGCCTCGAGGTGCCTGGGGCTGTGGAGCAGTGCCGTCGGGCGGGTGTGATTGTGCGCATGATCACTGGGGACAACAAAGCCACAGCTGTAAGCATTGCCAAGGAGGTGGGCATCTACGGTGAGGTCTGGTCCGGAGCCGCGAAGGGCGAGCAGGGATTGGCGCTGGAGGGATCGCAGTTCCGCGAGCTCgcgaagagcgcgcgcaagCTGAATGCCATTCTGCCCCGCCTGCAGGTCATCTCCCGTGCATCTCCGCTTGACAAACGCATCCTCGTCTCGGCCTTGATGGAGCgtggagaggtggtggcggtcaCGGGCGACGGCACCAACGATGCACCGGCGCTGAAGGGAGCCAATGTCGGGTTCTCGATGAACTCCGGCACCGCGGTCGCAAAGCTCGCCTCTGACGTTGTCATCCTCGACGACAACTTCAACACGATCGTGACCGCAATGAAGTGGGGCCGTAATGTGAATGACAACATCTCCAAGTTTCTACAGTTCCAGATGACTGTGAACTTAGCCGCCGTGGTGGTCTCATTCCttggcgcgctgctggaccGCAACGGCGAGTCGCCGCTGAagccggtgcagctgctgtgggtgaACCTAATCATGGACACGCTCGCCGCCttggcgctggcgacggAGACGCCGTCGGATGAGGTGCTCCTGCGGCCGCCGAAGCCGAAGGCAGCCCCGCTCATTACCCGCCGCATGTGGCTGAATATTGTCGGCCAGTCCCTCTACCAGATTCTTATCCAACAGTATCTGCTCTTAGGCGGCGTCAGCACGCTGGGGCTCGCTATGCGGAACACTGAGGAATTGCACACCCTAGTCTTCAACGTCTTTGTTTTAATGCAGCTGAGTAACGAGTTCAATGCACGCATCCTCGACAACACCGTGACCTTCTGGCACAACCTGAGCCATGCCCCGATGTTCATCGCTGTCGTGGGAACGACACTTGCCATTCAAATCTTCAGCGTGCAGTACGGTGGCACCCTCATGCAGTGCGTGCCTCTTTCACTAGCCTCGTGGATGACGTCCTTCGCGCTCGGTGTTGTGCCGCTTTTCATTGGCTTTGCGCTGCGCAGGATTCGCGTTGCTGAGAAGGATattccacctccgccgccagTGGTGGATAtgaaggaggcggcactgcggctgGCGTTGAAGCAGCGAGTCCACCCCACGCTTCGCATCGCTGCCGGAAAGGTACGGATGCAACTGCAAGTGCTGAAGGCTTTCCGCGAGAATGCACAGGAGCAGAAGGCAGCGAGGACTCGAAGTGGATGA
- a CDS encoding acyl-CoA-binding protein, putative (TriTrypDB/GeneDB-style sysID: LpmP.17.0580), which produces MSDSDFDAAVLYVRSLPKDGPVQLDNDSKLKFYSLYKQGTEGDVKGAQPWAVQVEARAKWDAWNSCKGMSSQDAKAAYVKLLATVLRSRGVQWRSGAKVQSKL; this is translated from the coding sequence ATGTCTGACTCTGActtcgacgctgctgtgctgtaCGTGCGCTCCCTTCCCAAGGACGGTCCGGTGCAGCTGGACAACGACTCCAAGCTCAAATTCTACTCCCTATACAAGCAGGGGACGGAGGGTGACGTGAAGGGCGCCCAGCCGTGGGCCGTGCAGGTCGAGGCGCGCGCCAAGTGGGATGCGTGGAACAGTTGCAAGGGCATGAGCTCGCAGGACGCCAAGGCGGCGTACGTGAAGCTTCTTGCCACGGTGCTCAGATCTCGGGGAGTTCAGTGGAGGTCCGGTGCGAAGGTGCAAAGCAAGCTCTGA
- a CDS encoding hypothetical protein (TriTrypDB/GeneDB-style sysID: LpmP.17.0550) has protein sequence MRDCDYSAASPSLSSASPRPTTMEVVVQTPFIAVEGLGADVAAAASDGARQCPVRPQRHSDGPESPCLAYTDACLAARLADVIAEELLQGHALLRHGVVGGPRTYNASAKRTTAAAAENSEVLTFTMGPQGTTNSSFLFGGTLGWPLRQRALPATVPLSSQPFSGLFAGVLDRLFRPTNTPADTQVVAAMSVTEVRDAAPLRHPSVLQRPRSTVDLLSGAVLRTELDEVEGLGDSVDHPSDIPAACYVRVESTHDAMTVLYAALSCSVGWRYTDPLAGEMGNPEANASSPSRTSFAFLQPACEPLEERMCHVCVTLIVSCEPLRSLQRQEVPQSQAWTTPPAADNFNGEAGHRRGSFGPVALPSAASAVLAPVGIWKLWDVAGPSVSCGYRPLTASSPKSEVDKSTVNRSTKVPVAGRPGPSAQLPTPLLPWSSRYSLAALTHTCLAEVGSTLSSSALSLSTGTVDALIPALRHDTSAALQIVSSAVSSCSLVVPICSVVAEAAVDDVNSEVLAAAAGWAALGRKHQREKQRQCHQGRHRVRGLDNADAARRVLQGYTVLLRDFVAERYGTADDGGPASSSFAKVQSPLTSLIASQVPMKNDQKGGSARQEAARASGVPLRQASPPTSPTIDSSPAPEASEHDVALRADAAPGRRVATNTVAVGGNTAATVPLSINVTADAEVLTSFSLRSGMEAGVRSTTLVEVPQNVLNRDHGDALAVGAVGNTGGAALSTACSATSPASVAATCATAAAYAEEAQLRRFHALFESESFDMGDEADVTAPMEAVRQHGEASSFGTGGVVVPHGHHREQTPLPQHTPRAKKSDSPPSVFQTGRRPDLEAHTRAPSSLKGLRASLLSAPLRISVESALHESMADVDTTASSLCPPQELYDVTIAPQGERPSGAEMGAAAACDVALDACAKPTNKPAPPLPSPDAALAAFLGPYCDEFVRLCDQMCADVRAWRVHEASTLDQLSALAARHADDIGEVAALQRRLAAASSVVHAGPGPKGALTWLSARGGGADVGAFLCDALTDGHPDFAVSRSAAVASTSTLIFEQLVKSEEKVAWLERQLVDWRRRANEAFVRNTSSANADAESLTGNEWDRESTLGLSSSPPAVATKDSATVGGVLSGLGDDPTAPHVRKAKAILQRLLQRCTRAYAAAQEQGDRWHRQLVQEQATKAVLQDRVMELEAELAGLRHQRSGTAASPHFHRSSAPSSNPVSSDVYTNAASFLPTDSPPGRFTASPPPVAVSDTRSPNCTLNAAPVSPIASDTASSFPSSSVSRGLQRRCDSVAGSATLWDCLSAERLAARGAKSAGDCTGADYGGAVSPQLAVLLSRAVLGRDTIDPSATVDRHIGTAAAPSHSAVAPAPLFDIHVGALSTVSSGGADSPSRRAAPGPSSSMPLSFAGGAAKATARVRSPASNVESREIRQRQPPPSRWQDACRVKLAATPPSRTRGSAHRIVEGTRDAGALHHHVSAGTEKIGGGALLCAASHPPLLQCHVVSDDELEVYPSAALGALEQAATQLEAEAVRLYSAAHNTSDTAPGSQFHVTATECRQLGGGDEVTVRKGDDPRAVHPYSLTPLYQLMGQLRSATQAVQREVRDAAERERAYLSTILFSTDAGAE, from the coding sequence ATGCGAGACTGTGATTACTCTgccgcttccccctctttgtctTCCGCGTCGCCGCGACCAACCACAATGGAGGTGGTCGTGCAGACACCCTTCATTGCCGTCGAGGGGCTAGGTGCGGACgtagccgctgccgccagcgaCGGTGCGCGGCAATGTCCGGTACGGCCACAACGTCACTCCGACGGGCCTGAGTCGCCTTGTCTCGCTTACACAGACGCATGCCTCGCAGCGAGGCTGGCTGACGTGATTGCCGAGGAGCTCTTACAAGGGCACGCTCTACTGCGGCACGGAGTGGTGGGTGGTCCCAGGACTTACAACGCCTCGGCAAAGAGgaccacggcggcggccgccgagAACAGTGAGGTGCTGACCTTCACAATGGGGCCGCAGGGCACGACCAactcctcttttctttttggcgGCACGCTGGGGTGGCCATTGAGGCAGCGAGCGCTGCCAGCGACGGTGCCGTTGTCATCCCAGCCTTTCAGCGGACTGTTCGCAGGTGTGTTGGACCGTCTCTTCAGGCCGACCAACACGCCTGCTGACACACAAGTTGTAGCAGCCATGAGTGTGACGGAGGTACGCGACGCGGCCCCGCTCCGCCATCCCTCTGTGCTACAACGACCGCGATCGACGGTGGATCTGCTCTCTGGAGCCGTGCTGCGGACCGAGCTtgacgaggtggagggaCTAGGTGACTCTGTCGATCACCCGTCCGACATACCCGCGGCCTGctatgtgcgtgtggagtCTACCCATGACGCCATGACGGTGCTCTACGCGGCTCTCTCGTGCTCGGTCGGCTGGCGGTACACTGACCCGCTGGCAGGCGAGATGGGGAACCCAGAGGCGAATGCGTCGTCCCCATCGCGAACCTCTTTCGCATTCTTGCAGCCGGCCTGCGAGCCGCTAGAAGAGAGGATGTGccacgtgtgtgtgaccCTCATCGTGTCCTGTGAGCCTCTCAGgtcactgcagcgccaggAAGTGCCGCAAAGCCAGGCGTGGACGACGCCACCTGCGGCGGACAATTTTAATGGCGAGGCTGGCCACAGGCGTGGTTCATTTGGTCCTGTAGCACTGCCTTCGGCGGCGTCAGCAGTACTAGCGCCAGTTGGAATCTGGAAGCTGTGGGACGTGGCCGGTCCCAGCGTGTCCTGCGGCTACCGTCCACTCACGGCCTCCTCTCCAAAGAGTGAGGTAGACAAGTCTACCGTGAACCGCTCAACGAAAGTCCCGGTAGCAGGAAGGCCTGGCCCCTCCGCCCAGCTGCCTACGCCGCTACTGCCGTGGAGCAGTCGATATAGCCTCGCTGCCCTCACGCACACCTGTCTCGCCGAGGTGGGCTCTACCCTGAGCTCCTCGGCTTTGTCTTTGTCTACAGGGACTGTTGACGCCTTGATTCCTGCCCTGCGCCATGACACCAGCGCTGCCCTTCAGATCGTGTCGAGTGCAGTATCATCGTGTTCCCTGGTCGTGCCAATCTGCTCCGTGGTagcggaggcagcggtaGATGACGTCAACAGCGAGGTGctagctgctgcggctggtTGGGCCGCGCTTGGACGCAAACATCAGCGCGAAAAGCAGCGCCAATGTCACCAGGGGCGGCACCGCGTGCGCGGCCTTGATAACGCGGATGCAGCGAGGCGAGTGCTTCAAGGGTACACTGTGCTGTTGAGGGATTTTGTGGCCGAACGCTATGGCACTGCCGATGACGGCGGCCCTGCTTCGTCGTCTTTTGCTAAAGTGCAATCACCGTTGACGTCGTTGATAGCTTCACAGGTGCCGATGAAGAACGATCAGAAAGGGGGCAGTGCGAGGCAGGAGGCTGCACGCGCTTCAGGAGTTCCTCTGAGGCAAGCGTCGCCGCCCACCAGCCCAACAATTGACAGCTCTCCTGCACCAGAGGCCAGCGAGCACGACGTCGCACTGCGCGCCGATGCCGCTCCGGGGAGACGTGTCGCTACGAACACTGTGGCTGTCGGCGGCAAtacagcggcgacagtgcCGCTCAGCATCAATGTCACCGCGGACGCGGAAGTGCTTACCAGCTTTAGCCTTCGATCAGGAATGGAAGCAGGGGTGCGATCTACGACGCTTGTGGAGGTCCCACAAAACGTTCTCAATCGGGACCATGGTGATGCGCTTGCTGTGGGGGCGGTGGGGAATACAGGCGGGGCAGCGCTTTCCACAGCCTGCTCTGCGACTTCGCCAGCCAGCGTGGCTGCCACgtgcgccacggctgcggcaTACGCCGAGGAGGCTCAGCTACGGCGCTTTCACGCTCTCTTTGAGTCCGAGTCTTTCGACATGGGAGATGAAGCGGACGTAACGGCTCCCATGGAGGCTGTGAGGCAGCATGGAGAGGCCTCGAGCTTTGGCACCGGAGGCGTTGTGGTACCTCATGGACATCACAGAGAACAGACGCCCCTACCGCAGCACACACCACGGGCGAAGAAGTCTGACTCGCCACCTTCTGTGTTTCAAACCGGCCGACGTCCAGATCTCGAGGCACATACGCGTGCGCCAAGCTCGCTCAAAGGACTGCGAGCGTCGCTGCTATCAGCACCACTACGCATCAGCGTCGAGTCTGCGCTACACGAGTCGATGGCAGACGtcgacaccaccgcctcctctctgtgccctCCCCAAGAACTCTACGACGTAACTATTGCCCCTCAAGGGGAAAGGCCGTCTGGGGCGGAGatgggagctgctgcggcctgTGACGTTGCACTTGATGCCTGTGCCAAACCAACAAACAAGCCAGCACCTCCCTTGCCGTCTCCGGACGCAGCCCTAGCTGCCTTTCTTGGGCCTTACTGTGACGAGTTTGTTCGACTGTGCGACCAAATGTGCGCCGACGTACGCGCATGGCGCGTGCATGAAGCCTCAACGCTTGATCAGCTGTCTGCTTTAGCAGCGCGTCACGCAGACGATATAGGCGAGGTGGCTGCACTCCAGCGGCGTCTAGCCGCTGCTTCTAGTGTCGTGCATGCTGGGCCAGGACCTAAAGGAGCTTTGACGTGGCTCAGTGCACGAGGGGGTGGGGCCGATGTTGGTGCTTTTCTGTGTGATGCACTCACTGACGGTCACCCTGACTTTGCCGTGTCTCgcagtgctgccgttgcGTCTACCAGTACCCTCATCTTTGAGCAGCTCGTGAAAtcggaggagaaggtggcaTGGCTGGAGCGGCAGTTGGTGGattggcgccgccgcgcgaaTGAGGCGTTCGTACGCAACACGAGCAGTGCCAACGCGGATGCCGAGTCCCTCACTGGAAACGAATGGGACCGTGAATCGACACTGGgactctcttcctcgccccctGCAGTGGCGACAAAGGACTCCGCGACGGTCGGGGGTGTCTTGTCTGGGTTAGGAGACGACCCGACAGCCCCGCATGTGCGTAAGGCCAAGGCGattctgcagcgccttctccagcgaTGCACTCGAGCCtatgcagcagcgcaggagcAAGGAGATCGTTGGCACAGACAGTTAGTGCAGGAGCAGGCGACCAAAGCCGTGCTACAGGACCGTGTGATGGAACTGGAGGCCGAGCTGGCTgggctgcgccaccagcgcagcGGTACGGCCGCTTCGCCGCATTTTCACCGCTCCTCTGCACCGTCGAGCAATCCGGTCTCGAGTGATGTGTACACGAATGCGGCATCTTTTCTACCCACCGACTCGCCACCTGGCCGCTTCActgcatcgcctcctcccgTCGCTGTGTCAGATACCCGCTCTCCCAATTGTACGCTGAATGCCGCGCCGGTGAGCCCCATTGCCAGCGACACCGCCTCTTCGTTTCCATCGTCATCGGTATCCCGCGGCTTACAACGCCGGTGTGACAGTGTAGCCGGCTCCGCAACACTGTGGGATTGCCTAAGCGCAGAGCGACTAGCGGCGCGTGGAGCAAAGAGTGCGGGTGACTGCACAGGCGCCGACTACGGTGGCGCTGTCTCGCCTCAGCTGGCGGTACTTCTGTCCCGCGCCGTGCTGGGCAGGGACACTATTGACCCGTCTGCCACAGTTGATCGCCACATCGGtactgcggcggcaccatcacactcggcggtggcgccagcgCCTTTGTTCGACATTCATGTTGGGGCGTTGAGTACCGTCTCGAGCGGAGGCGCTGATTCCCCCTCCCGCCGTGCTGCGCCAGGCCCTTCCTCTTCgatgcctctctcctttgcagGTGGGGCTgcgaaggcgacggcgcgtGTCAGAAGTCCAGCCAGCAACGTAGAGAGCCGCGAAATCCGGCAACGTCAACCGCCACCATCGCGATGGCAGGATGCGTGTCGTGTAAAGctggcagcaacgccgcctTCGAGAACGCGAGGCAGTGCACACAGAATCGTCGAAGGCACGCGTGATGCTGGAGCACTGCATCATCACGTCAGCGCGGGAACGGAGAAAATCGGCGGCGGAGCACTGTTGTGTGCTGCGTCGCACCCGCCGCTATTGCAGTGCCATGTTGTCAGCGATGACGAGCTTGAGGTATACcccagcgcagcgctggggGCTCTGGAGCAGGCCGCCACGCAGCTTGAGGCGGAGGCTGTGCGCCTGTACAGCGCTGCTCACAACACATCTGATACCGCGCCAGGTAGCCAATTCCACGTAACAGCAACTGAGTGTAGACAActtggtggaggagatgaggTCACTGTTCGCAAAGGCGACGACCCCAGAGCAGTGCACCCCTACTCGCTCACTCCTCTCTACCAGTTGATGGGGCAACTGCGATCTGCTACGCAGGCCGTGCAGCGCGAGGTTCGGGACGCTGCCGAACGTGAGAGGGCGTACCTCTCTACGATACTCTTCTCTACCGACGCTGGTGCGGAGTGA